The proteins below are encoded in one region of Methylocystis sp. ATCC 49242:
- a CDS encoding MBL fold metallo-hydrolase has product MIFRQFFDSASSTYTYLLASRYGGEALIIDPVLERVDRYLQLVRELDLNLVKVIDTHLHADHVTGSAVLRDRTHCITVMGEQTHADVISMRIADGERINIEGLSLEAVYTPGHTDDSYSFVMDDRVFTGDTLLIRGTGRTDFQNGDARAQYDSIFNKLLKLPGETLVYPAHDYKGDTVSTIWEERRFNPRLQVGSVEEYVELMNNLKLANPKMMDVAVPANMHVGLHQDEISRKGWAVMPAEAISLRGRPEVVFVDLREKNERARHGSIPGALHAPYADLQENIGKGGILHELAEATGKRIIFYCAFGERSAMAVQAAQDAGLKTACHIEGGINAWKKASGPMEQ; this is encoded by the coding sequence ATGATTTTTCGCCAATTCTTCGACAGCGCCTCCTCCACCTACACTTATCTGCTGGCCAGCCGATACGGTGGCGAGGCCCTGATCATCGATCCCGTGTTGGAGAGAGTTGACCGCTACCTTCAGCTTGTTCGTGAACTCGACCTTAATCTCGTTAAGGTCATTGACACGCATCTGCACGCCGACCACGTGACGGGCTCGGCTGTGCTACGCGATCGCACCCACTGCATCACGGTTATGGGTGAACAAACCCACGCCGACGTCATATCCATGCGCATCGCGGATGGCGAGCGCATAAATATAGAAGGATTGAGCCTCGAAGCGGTCTATACGCCCGGGCATACGGACGATTCCTATTCGTTCGTGATGGACGATCGCGTCTTCACAGGCGACACCCTGCTGATCCGGGGCACCGGCCGCACCGATTTCCAGAATGGCGACGCTCGCGCGCAATACGACTCGATCTTCAATAAGCTGCTCAAATTGCCAGGCGAAACGCTCGTCTACCCGGCGCACGATTATAAAGGCGACACGGTCTCGACGATCTGGGAAGAGAGAAGGTTCAATCCACGGCTTCAAGTCGGTTCGGTCGAGGAATATGTGGAGCTTATGAACAACCTCAAGCTGGCGAACCCGAAAATGATGGATGTCGCAGTGCCGGCCAACATGCATGTCGGGCTTCACCAAGATGAGATTTCGCGAAAAGGGTGGGCGGTGATGCCGGCCGAGGCGATATCCCTTCGCGGTCGCCCTGAGGTGGTGTTTGTCGATTTGCGCGAGAAAAACGAACGCGCAAGACATGGAAGCATTCCCGGCGCGCTGCATGCGCCCTATGCGGATTTGCAGGAAAACATCGGTAAGGGCGGCATACTGCATGAACTGGCGGAAGCGACGGGCAAGCGGATCATCTTTTATTGCGCCTTTGGCGAGCGCTCGGCGATGGCGGTTCAGGCCGCGCAGGACGCAGGCCTGAAGACCGCCTGCCATATTGAAGGCGGCATCAACGCCTGGAAGAAGGCCAGCGGGCCGATGGAGCAGTAA
- a CDS encoding molybdopterin-dependent oxidoreductase — MVDRRSLLQAACGAFAGSSLSKVTFLSDALAEESVHLPFANGERPLVSYPGKRPLLRLTSRPPQLETPFTVFDQGPITPNDAFFVRYHLADIPLTIDPEAYRIEVGGKVARKLSLSLTELKTAFEPIEFIAVNQCSGNSRGFFDPRVGGGQLGNGAMGNARWRGAPLKAVLDKAGVQAGARQVVFNGLDRPVLPETPDFVKALDIDHARDGEVIIAYAMNGEDLPWLNGYPARLVVPGYYGTYWVKHLSDITVIDDVFDGFWMKTAYRIPDNACACTEPGQKATPTVPIKRFDVRSFITNLADGARVRARAETPIKGIAFDGGYGVKTVLFSSNGGRDWTEAKLGHDLGRYSFREWNAVARLPAGEHFLKVCAINAIGQSQPIAPLWNASGYMRNAVETVRVIAQ; from the coding sequence ATGGTTGATCGGCGATCCCTACTGCAGGCCGCCTGCGGCGCTTTTGCTGGCTCGTCACTGAGCAAAGTCACTTTTCTCTCGGACGCGCTCGCAGAAGAAAGCGTTCATCTTCCATTCGCTAACGGCGAGCGACCCCTAGTGAGCTACCCTGGTAAGCGGCCATTGTTACGGCTCACGTCGCGACCGCCTCAACTAGAGACGCCATTCACGGTCTTTGATCAGGGACCAATCACGCCAAACGATGCCTTCTTTGTCAGATACCATCTGGCCGACATTCCGCTGACGATCGATCCCGAAGCATATCGCATCGAAGTTGGCGGCAAGGTAGCTCGGAAGCTATCTCTGTCACTCACCGAACTTAAGACGGCCTTTGAACCAATCGAATTTATCGCTGTCAACCAATGCTCAGGGAATAGTCGGGGGTTCTTTGATCCACGTGTCGGCGGGGGGCAGCTTGGAAATGGCGCTATGGGGAACGCCCGGTGGCGGGGAGCGCCGCTAAAGGCGGTCCTCGACAAGGCAGGCGTTCAGGCGGGCGCGCGTCAAGTCGTCTTCAATGGTCTTGACCGGCCGGTGTTGCCTGAGACGCCCGACTTCGTCAAAGCCCTGGACATTGATCACGCTCGCGACGGGGAAGTCATAATCGCCTACGCCATGAATGGCGAAGATTTGCCGTGGCTTAATGGATACCCCGCGCGGCTCGTCGTGCCTGGCTATTATGGCACGTACTGGGTCAAGCATTTGAGCGACATAACGGTCATCGACGATGTCTTCGATGGCTTTTGGATGAAGACGGCTTATCGCATCCCCGACAACGCCTGCGCCTGCACAGAGCCAGGGCAAAAGGCGACACCGACTGTCCCCATTAAACGGTTTGATGTTCGCTCCTTCATCACCAATCTTGCGGATGGAGCTAGGGTGAGGGCAAGGGCGGAGACCCCGATAAAGGGCATCGCGTTTGATGGGGGTTATGGCGTCAAGACAGTGCTGTTTTCGAGCAACGGAGGTCGAGATTGGACGGAGGCGAAACTTGGCCACGACCTTGGTCGCTACTCATTTAGGGAGTGGAATGCGGTGGCGCGGCTTCCTGCAGGCGAGCATTTCTTGAAAGTTTGCGCCATCAACGCAATCGGCCAATCCCAGCCGATCGCGCCATTATGGAACGCTTCGGGATACATGCGCAACGCCGTGGAAACGGTGCGCGTAATTGCGCAGTGA
- a CDS encoding SOS response-associated peptidase, with the protein MCNLYSMTKGQQAIREMARAMRDGTGNLPSFPAIFPDYAAPIVRNSPEGRELTLARWGMPSPVFALKGKKCDAGITNVRNVKSPHWRRWLGIEDRCIVPFTSFSENEALPDGTHPTVWFALDETRPLAFFAGIWTRWTSVRKVKEGETTNDLYAFLTTEANRLVGAIHPKAMPVILTTREEIDHWMTAPAEEALQLQRPLADDALMIVARGGKQDEGGLAS; encoded by the coding sequence ATGTGCAATCTTTACTCGATGACCAAGGGGCAACAAGCGATCCGCGAGATGGCCCGCGCGATGCGCGATGGGACCGGCAATCTGCCGTCCTTCCCTGCGATCTTCCCCGATTACGCCGCGCCGATCGTCCGAAACAGCCCCGAGGGGCGCGAATTGACCCTGGCGCGATGGGGGATGCCTTCGCCGGTCTTCGCGTTGAAGGGCAAAAAGTGTGACGCAGGCATCACCAACGTCCGCAACGTCAAATCTCCGCATTGGCGGCGTTGGCTCGGGATCGAGGACCGCTGCATCGTGCCCTTTACCAGCTTCTCCGAGAACGAGGCGCTTCCCGACGGCACGCATCCGACAGTTTGGTTCGCCCTCGACGAGACGCGTCCGCTCGCGTTCTTCGCTGGAATTTGGACTCGCTGGACCTCGGTGCGCAAGGTGAAGGAAGGCGAAACGACCAACGACCTCTACGCGTTTTTGACTACCGAAGCGAACAGGCTCGTCGGCGCGATTCATCCAAAGGCGATGCCTGTCATCTTGACGACGCGGGAGGAGATTGATCACTGGATGACCGCGCCCGCCGAGGAGGCGCTCCAGCTGCAGCGGCCGCTGGCTGATGACGCTCTCATGATCGTAGCGAGAGGCGGAAAGCAGGATGAGGGAGGCCTCGCATCCTGA
- a CDS encoding WGR domain-containing protein, whose protein sequence is MDAVLMHRIDAAKNMRRFYRLDVAPDLFGRWCVAVEWGRIGRSGRLRLTAYESATWAALARQRRAKERRGYVAI, encoded by the coding sequence ATGGACGCCGTCCTCATGCATCGCATAGACGCCGCTAAGAACATGCGCCGTTTCTATCGCCTTGACGTAGCGCCCGACTTATTCGGGCGTTGGTGCGTTGCTGTCGAATGGGGGCGGATCGGCCGCAGCGGCCGTCTGCGCCTGACGGCCTATGAGAGCGCGACCTGGGCTGCTCTTGCGCGGCAGCGGCGCGCCAAGGAGCGACGCGGCTATGTCGCCATATGA
- a CDS encoding 3'-5' exonuclease, with protein MTALVVFDIEAVPDLEVGRRLLGQPEDAPDADVRRMLGERYAREGQDPTTAFLKTPMYRIVSIAALYAKREEGGGPLTVTQIGSRSVAEKSEAELLLGFVKSLPVDSRGTGPILVTFGGNGFDLPLLRYRAFALDAPVPGLHNGGRRNYWHRFGQDHIDLCDVLSAYGASTKPSLAEMAALANIPVKIGGVDGSQVEAFVAAGRLAEVADYCLTDVIATFCVFLRHEMVRGDLRQAHFEASMDNLRSTIRKHVDQKPLLSAFL; from the coding sequence ATGACCGCGCTGGTTGTCTTCGATATTGAAGCTGTTCCCGATCTTGAGGTGGGCAGGCGTCTGCTTGGCCAGCCGGAAGACGCGCCCGACGCCGACGTCAGGCGCATGCTCGGGGAACGCTACGCGCGCGAAGGCCAGGACCCGACGACCGCCTTCTTGAAAACGCCAATGTATCGGATCGTATCCATCGCCGCCCTCTACGCCAAGCGCGAAGAGGGCGGGGGCCCTTTGACAGTTACCCAGATCGGCAGCCGATCGGTGGCCGAGAAGAGCGAGGCCGAACTGCTGCTCGGCTTTGTTAAAAGCCTCCCGGTGGATAGTCGCGGGACAGGTCCCATTCTTGTCACCTTCGGCGGCAATGGATTCGACCTTCCGTTGCTGCGGTATCGGGCTTTCGCGCTCGACGCTCCAGTCCCCGGGCTGCATAACGGCGGCCGTCGGAATTATTGGCATCGCTTTGGCCAGGACCACATCGACCTTTGCGACGTGCTCTCAGCCTATGGCGCTTCGACCAAACCCAGTCTCGCCGAGATGGCGGCGCTCGCGAACATTCCTGTGAAGATTGGAGGCGTTGACGGCAGTCAGGTTGAGGCTTTCGTTGCGGCCGGCCGTCTCGCTGAAGTGGCGGATTATTGCCTGACCGACGTTATCGCGACGTTCTGTGTATTCCTTCGCCATGAAATGGTGCGCGGCGATCTACGGCAGGCCCATTTTGAAGCTTCCATGGACAACCTTCGCTCAACCATCCGGAAGCATGTCGACCAGAAGCCGCTCTTGTCGGCCTTCCTCTAA
- a CDS encoding DNA topoisomerase — translation MATVIITEKTSQAKDLRAALGARFGQILPAEGHLLRLAEPEEVNAAWKSWSCVVLNPEGLYPTRPTTGGNKGPKLKAIAAALKACDDVILATDCDREGQLIGQEILEHLGYRGRVRRALFTAQDPKTLQQAFARLKPNAEMRPLYEAAVARQQADQIFNLSLTRTATKTLVPPGVRGVIGIGRVKTPTLAIVCLRELEILNFRPEDYFEVVAVATVANGDFLMRHAPSVKMRIKERAQAEAIANAAAGYRGPLSVSVDEKRQAPPRLFDLPSLQKTCGQRWGWTADKTLAIAQELYDGDGKKLITYPRAEARYLSENQIHDVAGVVGALTRLRGFAHLDIASPVIRRGKSGHFCDKALEGVSHHAIVPNVNVLDDLESRLARLNDDEKRLFALICRSYLAVTMPDYEYRQTVVTMPVPLPDGGSAEFRAVGRVPLRLGWKAVYQTGEAEADSEAEQTLPPINDGDAATLSETKVEAKRTQPPPRYSEGTLVDAMQNAWRFVEDPALRDRLKEAKGIGTPATRAEIIKGLKRQNLLIAEGKLVAPTPAGLQLFELLRASAPALVDPGTTALWEMRLDEVVTGKADFRAVIDGIAAVAGDLIEALQKRSSGTIKLESSTQARRPGRRRYGAKTSDRTETNGLKPSRTHRRSTDRRATTKKDLHSVGNAKGARTGNRKAPTAKMVAYAQTIARTKKAPLPEGYQQDFDACRRFLDEHAK, via the coding sequence ATGGCGACAGTGATCATTACGGAGAAGACCAGCCAAGCCAAGGACCTCCGGGCCGCCCTGGGCGCACGCTTCGGACAAATTCTCCCGGCTGAGGGGCACCTCCTCCGCCTGGCCGAACCCGAGGAGGTTAATGCGGCATGGAAGAGTTGGTCCTGCGTCGTCCTCAATCCCGAAGGGCTCTATCCGACCCGCCCTACCACGGGGGGAAACAAAGGGCCAAAACTGAAAGCGATTGCCGCGGCGCTCAAGGCCTGCGACGACGTCATTCTGGCGACCGACTGTGACCGCGAAGGCCAGCTGATCGGTCAAGAAATCCTCGAACACCTCGGCTATCGCGGACGGGTGCGACGGGCCTTGTTCACGGCGCAGGATCCGAAAACGCTGCAGCAAGCCTTCGCTCGGCTGAAGCCGAACGCAGAGATGCGTCCGCTCTACGAAGCTGCGGTGGCCCGCCAGCAGGCGGATCAGATCTTCAATCTCTCGCTCACCCGGACGGCGACGAAGACGTTAGTCCCGCCAGGCGTGCGCGGGGTCATCGGAATCGGTCGGGTCAAGACGCCAACGCTGGCGATTGTCTGCCTTCGTGAACTGGAGATCCTCAATTTCCGGCCCGAAGACTATTTTGAGGTTGTCGCCGTGGCGACGGTCGCCAACGGCGACTTCTTGATGCGCCACGCACCTTCCGTGAAAATGCGCATCAAGGAGCGCGCCCAGGCCGAGGCGATCGCGAATGCTGCGGCCGGGTATCGGGGACCGCTGAGTGTCTCGGTCGACGAGAAGCGACAAGCGCCGCCCCGTCTATTTGACCTGCCCTCCCTGCAGAAGACTTGCGGTCAGCGTTGGGGATGGACAGCAGATAAGACGCTCGCCATCGCGCAGGAGCTGTATGACGGCGACGGCAAGAAATTGATCACCTATCCTCGCGCAGAGGCCCGTTACTTAAGCGAAAACCAGATCCATGATGTGGCGGGGGTCGTCGGCGCGCTTACACGCCTGCGTGGCTTTGCCCACCTTGACATCGCCTCACCAGTGATCCGCCGGGGAAAATCGGGCCATTTCTGCGACAAAGCGCTCGAGGGCGTTTCGCATCACGCCATCGTGCCCAATGTCAACGTTCTCGACGATCTGGAAAGTCGCTTAGCGCGCCTGAACGATGACGAAAAACGGTTGTTCGCTCTGATTTGCCGTTCCTACTTGGCGGTCACCATGCCGGATTACGAATATCGGCAGACTGTCGTCACCATGCCGGTTCCTCTGCCGGACGGGGGCTCGGCAGAGTTTCGGGCGGTCGGCCGCGTTCCGCTGCGGCTGGGATGGAAAGCAGTCTATCAGACCGGCGAGGCGGAAGCGGACTCAGAGGCAGAGCAGACGCTGCCGCCCATCAATGACGGCGACGCCGCGACCCTGTCGGAAACGAAGGTGGAGGCGAAAAGAACCCAACCACCGCCTCGGTATAGCGAAGGGACGCTCGTCGACGCTATGCAGAACGCATGGCGCTTTGTCGAAGATCCAGCCTTGCGCGACCGGCTCAAGGAAGCCAAGGGCATCGGGACCCCCGCCACCCGGGCTGAAATCATCAAGGGATTGAAGCGTCAAAACTTGCTGATTGCAGAAGGCAAGCTGGTGGCGCCAACCCCCGCAGGGCTTCAACTGTTCGAGCTTCTGCGCGCTTCGGCGCCTGCGCTCGTCGATCCCGGCACAACGGCATTATGGGAGATGCGTCTCGACGAGGTTGTCACCGGGAAAGCGGATTTCCGCGCGGTGATCGACGGCATAGCCGCCGTCGCGGGGGATCTGATTGAGGCGCTTCAAAAGCGATCGAGCGGAACGATCAAGCTGGAAAGTTCCACGCAAGCTCGTCGACCCGGGAGGCGGCGTTATGGCGCAAAGACTAGCGATCGGACCGAGACGAATGGCCTGAAACCGAGCCGAACACATCGCCGATCGACAGACCGCCGGGCAACGACAAAGAAGGATCTCCACTCAGTCGGGAACGCTAAAGGCGCGAGAACTGGAAACCGGAAAGCGCCTACTGCGAAAATGGTCGCGTACGCGCAGACGATCGCGCGCACTAAGAAGGCGCCCTTGCCTGAGGGCTATCAGCAGGATTTTGATGCGTGTCGACGCTTTCTTGATGAGCATGCGAAATAA
- a CDS encoding type II toxin-antitoxin system ParD family antitoxin — MAKNTSFVIGDHFASFVEAQVAAGRYGSASDVVRAALRLLEEQETKLAALRAALIEGETSGASTPFDFEAFIARKRADDAPRP; from the coding sequence ATGGCCAAAAACACATCTTTCGTCATCGGCGATCACTTCGCTTCGTTCGTCGAAGCCCAAGTCGCCGCCGGACGCTACGGGTCCGCTAGCGACGTTGTCCGCGCCGCTCTTCGCCTCTTGGAAGAACAAGAAACGAAGCTCGCCGCGCTCCGCGCAGCCCTGATCGAGGGCGAGACAAGCGGTGCGTCGACGCCCTTCGATTTCGAGGCGTTCATCGCGCGCAAGCGCGCGGACGACGCCCCGCGTCCATGA
- a CDS encoding type II toxin-antitoxin system RelE/ParE family toxin, whose product MKRFTLSPRAQADIEEIWDYTVEHWNVGQAEVYLRKIKAAVEAVADDPRLGRPCDEVRAGYRKYPAGSHILFYRPTPDGIDIVRILHQRMDFERHL is encoded by the coding sequence ATGAAGCGATTTACGCTTTCACCAAGGGCCCAGGCCGATATCGAGGAAATCTGGGACTATACAGTCGAGCATTGGAACGTTGGCCAGGCCGAGGTCTACCTTCGCAAAATCAAGGCGGCGGTCGAAGCCGTCGCCGATGATCCTCGCCTTGGCCGGCCCTGCGATGAGGTGCGCGCCGGTTATCGGAAATATCCCGCCGGCTCGCATATCCTCTTTTACCGGCCGACGCCGGATGGCATTGATATTGTGCGCATTTTGCATCAACGCATGGACTTCGAGCGTCATCTATGA
- a CDS encoding ATP-dependent helicase, producing MAYLEKLNAEQRQAVEHGVWDKRCAPGGPLLVIAGAGSGKTNTLAHRVAHLIVNGADPRRILLMTFSRRAAAEMTRRVERICAEALGASAGILTNGLAWAGTFNGVGARLLRDYAGEIGLTPDFTIHDREDAADLMNLVRHGLGFSKTESRFPTKGTCLAIYSRAVNEELPLDDVIEGCFPWCAGWSAQLRQLFAAYVEAKQTQNVLDYDDLLLYWAQTLGESALAEDIGGRFDHVLVDEYQDTNRLQSSILLAMKPDGRGLTVVGDDAQSIYSFRAATVRNILDFPAAFSPPADIVTLDRNYRSTRPILAAANCVIELASERFTKNLWTERQSGGKPRLVTVPDEGDQARYVVERVLEDREIGTRLKQQAVLFRASHHSGPLELELTRRNIPFVKFGGLKFLDSAHVKDMLALLRFAQNPRDRVAGFRLMQLLPGVGPASAQRVLDLMAEQPDPLSSLSDIPAPPRSGDDWTGFVEVLQYLRSGKAGWPAEIASARRWYEPHLERIHEDAATRLADLLQLEQMAAGYPSRERFLTELTLDPPDATSDHAGAPLLDEDYLILSTIHSAKGQEWKSVFVLNAVDGCIPSDLGAGTTAEIEEERRLLYVAMTRAKDSLHLITPQRFFTHGQHPQGDRHVYASRTRFIPEALLRHFECVTWPRASSASRERQGARRMRVDVGARMRAMWR from the coding sequence GTGGCCTACCTCGAAAAACTCAACGCCGAACAGAGGCAGGCAGTCGAACACGGCGTATGGGATAAGAGGTGTGCGCCAGGCGGGCCGCTCCTCGTGATCGCAGGGGCCGGGTCAGGCAAGACCAACACGCTCGCTCATCGTGTCGCCCATCTGATCGTCAACGGCGCCGATCCGCGTCGCATCCTGCTGATGACCTTCTCCCGCCGGGCGGCGGCCGAGATGACGCGGCGTGTCGAGCGCATCTGCGCAGAGGCGTTGGGAGCCAGCGCCGGGATCCTGACCAACGGGCTCGCCTGGGCGGGGACGTTTAACGGGGTCGGCGCTCGCCTGTTGCGCGATTACGCCGGCGAGATCGGGCTTACCCCCGATTTTACGATCCATGATCGGGAGGATGCCGCCGATCTGATGAATCTCGTTCGGCACGGGCTGGGCTTCTCGAAGACGGAGAGCCGCTTCCCAACCAAGGGAACTTGCCTCGCCATCTATTCCCGCGCCGTCAACGAGGAGCTGCCGCTCGACGACGTTATCGAAGGATGCTTTCCTTGGTGCGCCGGCTGGAGCGCTCAGCTGCGCCAGTTGTTCGCAGCCTATGTCGAGGCCAAGCAGACGCAGAACGTTCTAGATTACGACGACTTGCTGCTCTATTGGGCGCAGACCCTGGGCGAGTCGGCGCTCGCGGAGGACATTGGCGGAAGGTTCGATCACGTCCTTGTCGACGAATATCAGGACACGAACCGCCTCCAGTCCTCGATCCTGCTGGCGATGAAGCCCGACGGGCGCGGTCTCACCGTCGTCGGCGACGACGCCCAGTCGATCTATTCCTTCCGCGCCGCGACCGTGCGCAACATCCTCGACTTTCCCGCCGCCTTCAGCCCGCCCGCCGACATTGTCACGCTCGACCGCAACTATCGCTCGACGCGACCGATCCTCGCCGCCGCGAACTGCGTAATCGAACTCGCCAGCGAGCGTTTCACCAAGAATTTGTGGACGGAACGCCAATCAGGGGGAAAGCCTCGGCTCGTCACCGTGCCCGACGAGGGCGACCAGGCCCGCTACGTCGTCGAGCGCGTCTTGGAGGACCGGGAGATCGGCACGCGCCTGAAACAACAGGCGGTGCTGTTCCGCGCCTCTCATCACAGCGGCCCGCTCGAACTGGAGCTGACCCGCCGCAACATTCCCTTCGTCAAGTTCGGCGGGCTAAAATTCCTCGACAGCGCTCACGTCAAAGATATGCTCGCCCTGCTGCGGTTCGCGCAGAATCCGCGCGACCGCGTCGCCGGCTTTCGCCTTATGCAGCTTCTGCCGGGCGTCGGTCCGGCGTCGGCGCAACGCGTCCTCGACCTGATGGCGGAGCAGCCCGACCCGCTGTCCTCTCTCTCGGATATCCCCGCGCCACCACGCTCGGGAGACGATTGGACTGGGTTTGTCGAAGTGCTCCAGTATTTGCGCTCGGGCAAGGCCGGCTGGCCCGCCGAAATCGCAAGCGCGCGCCGCTGGTACGAACCGCATCTCGAGCGCATTCACGAAGATGCGGCGACGCGCCTGGCCGACCTGCTGCAACTCGAACAGATGGCGGCAGGTTACCCCTCGCGGGAGCGCTTCCTCACCGAATTGACCCTCGACCCGCCGGACGCCACGAGCGACCACGCCGGCGCGCCGCTTCTCGACGAGGATTATCTGATCCTGTCCACCATCCATTCGGCCAAGGGACAGGAATGGAAATCGGTCTTCGTCCTCAACGCCGTCGACGGCTGCATCCCCTCGGATCTCGGGGCCGGAACGACGGCTGAAATCGAAGAGGAGCGGCGGCTGCTCTATGTCGCCATGACGCGCGCGAAGGACAGTCTGCATCTCATCACGCCACAGCGCTTTTTCACCCATGGACAGCACCCGCAAGGCGATCGCCACGTGTATGCGTCGCGAACGCGCTTCATCCCAGAAGCTTTGCTGCGCCATTTCGAATGCGTGACGTGGCCGCGGGCTTCGTCCGCCTCGCGCGAGCGGCAGGGCGCAAGACGGATGCGCGTGGATGTCGGCGCCAGAATGCGCGCCATGTGGCGATAA
- a CDS encoding WGR domain-containing protein → MDAILLHRIDAAKNMRRYYRLDVAPDLFGRWCLAVEWGRIGRCGRLRLTAYESAAEAWEALARQRCVKEQRGYVAI, encoded by the coding sequence ATGGACGCCATCCTTCTGCATCGCATAGACGCGGCTAAGAACATGCGCCGTTACTATCGCCTTGACGTAGCGCCCGACTTATTCGGGCGTTGGTGTCTTGCCGTCGAATGGGGGCGGATCGGCCGGTGCGGACGTCTGCGCCTGACGGCCTATGAGAGCGCGGCCGAAGCTTGGGAGGCTCTTGCGCGGCAGCGGTGCGTCAAGGAGCAACGCGGCTATGTCGCCATATGA
- a CDS encoding SH3 domain-containing protein — translation MKYALVAGKSIGAAALVFGAICALIYTSATPRKSLLAINKKTIARSEFDVESHLAPTRLGSALVSKIDVPVRDAPRRNGKVLDKAVYGSYLDVIGQDGKWVQVRATGQHLTGWVEKADLNF, via the coding sequence TTGAAGTATGCCCTTGTCGCCGGTAAGAGCATTGGCGCCGCGGCCCTTGTGTTTGGCGCTATCTGCGCTCTCATTTACACATCGGCCACGCCGCGCAAGTCATTGCTCGCAATCAACAAAAAGACTATCGCAAGGAGTGAATTCGACGTAGAATCGCATTTGGCGCCGACGAGATTAGGCTCTGCGCTGGTTTCTAAAATCGACGTGCCTGTTAGAGACGCGCCTCGGCGAAATGGGAAGGTCCTCGATAAAGCCGTCTATGGTTCTTACCTCGACGTCATCGGCCAGGACGGCAAATGGGTGCAAGTGCGCGCCACCGGGCAACACCTCACCGGCTGGGTGGAGAAAGCCGATCTGAATTTCTGA
- the repA gene encoding plasmid partitioning protein RepA: MLLPAFEFDDKILAQGAEISRKLDQLRLEKFPPNAKKTLRYFSMAEVAHYLGVSPNNLKRLHLEKKGPEPRIAAGGRRIYSAEQMIELRQYLDKNGRSDAKKYVPHRKSGEKLQVIAIVNFKGGSGKTTTAAHLAQHLALTGHRTLAIDLDPQASLSALHGFQPEIDRNPSLFDAIRYDDERKPIREVIAATNFPYLDIIPANLELQEYEYATPLAMQGSAEGKRFFARLGNVLADVDELYDVVIVDCPPQLGYLTLTALAAATSVLITVHPQMLDLMSMSQFLLMLGNITKTIKQVGAHVQMDWLRYLITRYEPTDIPQAQMLGFMQSMLAEEILKSPMLKSTAISDAGLTKQTLYEVERANFNRDTYDRAIECMDAVNFEIQGLIHQAWGRL, from the coding sequence ATGTTGCTTCCGGCATTCGAATTCGATGACAAGATACTCGCTCAAGGCGCGGAGATATCTAGGAAGCTCGATCAGCTTCGCCTGGAAAAGTTTCCTCCAAATGCGAAGAAGACTCTCCGCTATTTTTCGATGGCCGAGGTCGCACATTATCTCGGCGTAAGCCCCAACAATCTAAAACGGCTTCACCTCGAAAAAAAAGGCCCGGAGCCCAGGATTGCTGCTGGCGGTCGCCGGATCTATTCAGCTGAGCAGATGATCGAGCTACGGCAATATCTGGACAAGAATGGTCGATCGGACGCCAAGAAATATGTCCCACATCGCAAGTCCGGCGAGAAGCTGCAGGTTATTGCGATCGTGAATTTCAAAGGCGGGTCCGGCAAAACAACGACCGCCGCACACCTTGCCCAACACCTCGCATTAACGGGGCATCGGACCCTTGCCATCGACCTCGATCCGCAAGCGTCTCTTTCCGCTCTGCACGGGTTCCAGCCGGAAATAGACCGCAACCCTTCACTGTTCGACGCCATTCGTTACGACGATGAAAGGAAGCCTATACGGGAGGTCATTGCGGCCACCAATTTTCCGTATCTGGACATCATTCCCGCTAACCTCGAGCTGCAGGAATACGAATACGCCACGCCGCTTGCGATGCAAGGTTCAGCAGAGGGGAAGAGGTTCTTCGCCCGGCTTGGTAACGTGCTCGCCGATGTCGACGAACTCTACGACGTCGTTATCGTAGATTGCCCACCGCAACTCGGATACCTGACCCTGACAGCGCTCGCGGCAGCGACCTCAGTGCTGATCACCGTCCATCCGCAAATGCTGGACCTGATGTCGATGAGCCAGTTCCTGCTTATGCTCGGCAACATCACGAAGACTATTAAGCAAGTGGGTGCCCATGTCCAAATGGACTGGCTTCGGTATTTGATCACGCGCTACGAGCCAACGGATATTCCGCAGGCCCAGATGCTTGGATTCATGCAGTCTATGTTGGCGGAGGAAATTTTGAAAAGTCCGATGCTTAAGTCAACTGCAATATCCGACGCCGGCCTCACAAAGCAGACATTGTATGAGGTCGAAAGGGCAAACTTTAATCGCGATACCTATGACCGCGCGATCGAGTGCATGGACGCCGTTAATTTCGAAATTCAGGGCCTCATCCATCAAGCATGGGGCCGGCTATGA